Proteins from one Triticum aestivum cultivar Chinese Spring chromosome 7A, IWGSC CS RefSeq v2.1, whole genome shotgun sequence genomic window:
- the LOC123147803 gene encoding uncharacterized protein, with protein MGETRSWSSLLVHILVIALCLTAFGFAIAAERRRSTGSIVTDINNSTYCTYDSDISTGYGVGAFLFLLSGQSLLMGVTKCMCFGQPLAPGGSRAWSIIYFVSSWITFIIAESCLIAGATKNAYHTKYRHMIYAGSWTCDSLRKGVFISGAVFVVLTMTLNVYFYMYYTKSTRQAAKKTNKATANVGMAGYA; from the exons ATGGGGGAGACGAGGAGCTGGAGCTCTCTGCTGGTGCACATTCTGGTGATCGCCCTCTGCCTCACCGCCTTCGGCTTCGCCATCGCCGCAGAGCGCCGCCGCAGCACG GGTTCGATAGTCACAGACATCAACAACTCCACATATTGCACTTATGACTCCGATATTTCTACCGGCTATGGTGTCGGCGCCTTCCTGTTTCTCCTCTCGGGCCAATCACTCCTTATGGGAGTTACAAAGTGCATGTGCTTTGGCCAACCGCTCGCACCTGGTGGAAGCAGAGCCTGGTCCATTATCTACTTTGTTTCTTCATG GATCACATTCATAATCGCCGAGTCCTGCCTGATCGCCGGGGCGACAAAGAACGCGTACCACACCAAGTACAGGCACATGATATACGCAGGGAGCTGGACCTGCGACTCGCTCCGGAAAGGGGTGTTCATCTCGGGGGCGGTCTTTGTGGTGCTCACCATGACCCTGAACGTGTACTTCTACATGTACTACACGAAATCGACGCGCCAGGCCGCCAAAAAGACCAACAAGGCCACCGCCAATGTCGGCATGGCTGGCTACGCATGA